In a single window of the Elaeis guineensis isolate ETL-2024a chromosome 6, EG11, whole genome shotgun sequence genome:
- the LOC105046533 gene encoding deSI-like protein At4g17486 translates to MKSGSKKGKKMKLGLLKSWCLRLRGKSTTHFCMFPKVRSAEKTGGNAPVYLNVYDLTPINGFVYWAGVGIFHSGVEVHGVEYAFGAHDYPTSGVFEVDPRQCPGFRFRKSIFMGTTCLDPIQIREFMELNSVNYNGDTYHLIAKNCNHFCKDICYKLTGNSIPKWVNRLADIGSLCSCILPEALQISAVRHKPDFRAEDGERMKLRSTFSYLTSVSMRQRQLSASSVFLSSPLKGCLQPWEFRRSGSLY, encoded by the exons ATGAAGTCAGGCTCAAAGAAGGG GAAAAAAATGAAGTTGGGCTTGCTGAAGAGTTGGTGTCTTCGCCTGAGAGGCAAATCTACCACTCATTTCTGTATGTTCCCCAAGGTTCGTTCAGCTGAGAAAACAGGTGGAAATGCACCAGTCTATCTGAATGTGTATGACCTTACACCTATAAATGGCTTTGTTTATTGGGCAGGCGTTGGAATATTTCATTCAGGCGTTGAAG TTCATGGTGTGGAGTATGCATTTGGTGCACATGACTACCCAACTAGTGGTGTCTTTGAAGTCGATCCTCGTCAATGTCCCGGCTTTAGATTTCGGAAGTCAATATTCATGGGCACAACATGTTTAGACCCTATCCAGATCAGAGAGTTTATGGAACTTAATTCTGTAAACTATAATGGAGATACCTACCACTTGATTGCTAAGAACTGCAACCATTTCTGCAAGGATATCTGTTATAAGTTGACAGGCAACTCAATTCCAAAATGGGTCAATCGACTTGCTGATATAG GCTCCCTATGCAGCTGCATCCTGCCTGAGGCATTACAGATTTCTGCTGTTCGTCACAAGCCTGATTTTCGAGCAGAAGATGGCGAGAGGATGAAGTTGAGAAGCACTTTTAGCTATCTAACTTCAGTCTCGATGcgtcagaggcagttgtctgccTCATCTGTCTTCTTGAGTTCCCCCTTGAAAGGTTGCCTTCAACCATGGGAGTTTCGCAGATCTGGTTCTCTCTATTGA
- the LOC105046535 gene encoding probable protein phosphatase 2C 55 yields MPSTYFSKKKGLQASSEFLLGRGQNFLFGHTLSFPSQPLSTLVHGIHQSPRSSINVLRNFNTSDCRKGPSVIGTISRTFSVPSVTGPSCQPCLYNVDTVLSEPNQKLPCSLFKRSIMSACSSLLGRAEPGARHLEKMSSSRQILNSVMQADICYSYKGLDYCRRISGNLKNREPWGTNMVYRCFWSNATGTSWKSKFSLEPGIRDFQSQRTVPYSAEAAPDVSLDGTPQQEQFENSAVPSDQKVLSDRTLKLLSGSCYLPHPDKEETGGEDAHFICVDDQAIGVADGVGGWADLGVDAGQYARDLMSNSVSAIREEPKGSIDPARVLEKAYSSTKAKGSSTACIIALTDQGIHAVNLGDSGFIVVRDGCTIFRSPVQQHDFNFTYQLESGNGSDLPSAAQVFNFPVAPGDVIIAGTDGLFDNLYSNEVTAVVVHAVRARLGPQVTAQKIAALARQRAQDKNRQTPFSAAAQDAGYRYYGGKLDDITVVVSYISASSS; encoded by the exons ATGCCATCTACCTATTTCTCAAAGAAAAAAGGGCTGCAAGCTTCTTCAGAATTCCTACTAGGCCGGGGCCAGAACTTCTTGTTTGGCCATACCTTGTCCTTTCCATCGCAGCCACTCTCTACTCTTGTCCATGGTATTCATCAGTCTCCGCGGTCTTCTATCAATGTCCTAAGAAATTTCAATACAAGTGATTGTCGCAAGGGACCATCTGTCATCGGAACGATTTCTCGCACCTTTTCTGTGCCTTCTGTGACTGGACCTTCTTGTCAGCCTTGTTTGTATAACGTTGACACTGTTCTTTCCGAGCCCAACCAAAAGCTTCCTTGCAGCTTGTTCAAGAGAAGTATAATGTCTGCTTGCAGTTCTTTATTAGGTAGAGCTGAACCAGGTGCTCGGCATCTGGAGAAGATGAGCAGCAGCAGACAGATTTTGAATTCTGTGATGCAGGCCGATATCTGTTATAGCTATAAAGGTCTTGATTATTGCAGAAGAATAAGTGGTAACTTGAAAAATAGAGAACCTTGGGGTACTAATATGGTCTACAGGTGTTTCTGGTCTAATGCAACTGGGACCAGTTGGAAGTCTAAGTTTTCCTTGGAGCCAGGGATACGAGATTTTCAGTCGCAGCGTACAGTACCATATTCTGCCGAGGCAGCTCCTGATGTGTCTTTGGATGGAACTCCACAGCAAGAGCAGTTTGAGAATTCGGCTGTACCCTCTGACCA AAAAGTACTGAGTGATAGGACTTTGAAGCTGCTTTCTGGATCTTGTTACCTGCCGCACCCAGATAAGGAGGAAACTGGTGGGGAGGATGCTCATTTCATATGTGTTGATGACCAAGCCATTGGTGTGGCTGATGGTGTTGGTGGCTGGGCAGACCTTGGAGTTGATGCAGGACAGTATGCTCGAGATCTTATGTCTAATTCAGTGTCTGCAATTCGAGAAGAGCCAAAGGGGTCCATTGATCCAGCAAGGGTTCTAGAGAAGGCTTATTCCAGCACAAAAGCAAAGGGGTCATCAACAGCATGCATCATTGCTCTGACAGATCAG GGCATTCATGCTGTAAACCTAGGGGACAGTGGTTTCATTGTTGTCAGGGATGGCTGTACCATCTTCAGGTCACCTGTACAACAACATGACTTCAATTTCACTTATCAACTTGAGAGCGGCAATGGCAGTGACCTCCCAAGCGCTGCCCAG GTATTTAACTTCCCTGTTGCACCTGGTGATGTCATCATCGCTGGAACAGATGGGCTGTTTGATAATTTATATAGTAATGAAGTTACAGCGGTTGTTGTCCATGCTGTCAGAGCGAGGCTGGGGCCTCAAGTGACAGCTCAGAAGATAGCTGCACTTGCCCGCCAGAGAGCGCAGGATAAGAACCGACAGACACCTTTCTCGGCTGCTGCCCAAGATGCCGGGTATCGGTACTATGGAGGCAAACTTGATGACATTACAGTTGTGGTATCCTACATCAGTGCTTCCAGTTCTTGA
- the LOC105046534 gene encoding LOW QUALITY PROTEIN: uncharacterized protein (The sequence of the model RefSeq protein was modified relative to this genomic sequence to represent the inferred CDS: inserted 1 base in 1 codon), with product MGSRARSSSACTSPSHGKMRARKIFGFSVSLILINMASIMERADENLLPAVYKEVSEAFNAGPTDLGYLTFIRNFVQALSSPLAGVLALYYDRPAVLAMGTVFWALSTAAVGASQHFGQVAIWRAVNGFGLAIVIPALQSFIADSYMDGLRGTGFGLLSLVGSIXGIGGGVLATVMAGQEFWGLPGWRCAFVMMASLSLLIGFLVYMFVIDPRRTTLIAHGADEDSERSSLVGKVSVPPPSIWGDSWLAMISVMKVQTFQIIVLQGIVGSLPWTSMVFFTMWFELMGFDHNSSAALNSFFALGCAMGSLTGGLIADRVSKFYPETGRVMCAQFSAFMGIPFSWIVLTVIPQSVNSWNAFAVALFLMGLTISWCATCANNPMFAEVVPLKHRTMIYAFDRAFEGSFSSFAAPAVGYLTEKIYGYDSKSLSLANGSAQGAYALSRGLLTMTVIPFGLCCLFYSPLYIIFKRDRDNARMASAKELVLT from the exons ATGGGAAGCAGGGCCCGTTCTTCTAGTGCGTGCACTTCGCCTTCTCACGGAAAAATGAG AGCAAGGAAGATATTTGGGTTCTCTGTATctcttattctcatcaatatggCCTCTATAATGGAGCGTGCTGATGAGAATCTCCTTCCAGCTGTTTACAAAGAAGTCAGCGAGGCCTTCAATGCTGGACCTACTGATCTTGGATACCTTACATTCATACGAAACTTTGTGCAGGCATTATCATCTCCATTGGCAGGTGTACTAGCACTATACTATGACCGTCCTGCAGTTCTTGCAATGGGCACTGTTTTCTGGGCCTTATCAACAGCTGCAGTTGGTGCTAGTCAGCATTTTGGGCAGGTTGCAATCTGGAGAGCAGTGAATGGTTTTGGGCTGGCTATAGTGATCCCGGCACTGCAATCTTTCATTGCTGATAGTTATATGGATGGTCTGCGTGGTACTGGATTTGGATTATTGAGCCTTGTTGGTTCTA GGGGCATAGGAGGTGGTGTTTTGGCAACAGTCATGGCTGGGCAAGAATTTTGGGGATTGCCAGGATGGCGTTGTGCCTTTGTCATGATGGCATCATTGAGTTTGCTGATTGGCTTTCTTGTTTACATGTTTGTTATTGACCCTAGAAGAACCACTCTGATCGCTCATGGAGCTGATGAGGACTCTGAAAG GAGCTCTCTGGTCGGTAAAGTTAGTGTACCTCCACCATCTATCTGGGGTGATTCCTGGTTAGCAATGATATCAGTAATGAAAGTGCAAACATTTCAGATCATTGTGTTGCAGGGCATTGTCGGTTCACTGCCATGGACATCCATGGTTTTCTTCACAATGTGGTTTGAACTGATGG gctTTGACCATAATAGCTCAGCTGCCTTGAACAGTTTTTTTGCCCTCGGATGTGCTATGGGATCCCTCACTGGTGGATTAATAGCAGACCGGGTATCAAAGTTCTACCCAGAGACAGGCCGTGTCATGTGTGCTCAGTTCAGTGCCTTCATGGGCATTCCCTTCTCATGGATTGTGCTCACAGTCATCCCTCAGTCTGTAAACAGTTGGAATGCCTTTGCCGTCGCCTTGTTCCTCATGGGTCTCACCATCAGCTGGTGTGCTACCTGTGCTAATAACCCAATGTTTGCTGAGGTTGTCCCTTTGAAGCATCGCACCATGATATATGCCTTCGATCGTGCATTTGAAGGTTCATTCTCTTCATTCGCAGCACCTGCTGTCGGATATCTTACCGAGAAGATTTATGGTTATGATTCGAAGTCTCTGAGTTTAGCAAATGGATCTGCTCAAGGGGCATATGCACTCTCTAGGGGACTACTAACAATGACAGTCATTCCTTTTGGCTTATGTTGTTTGTTTTATAGCCCACTTTACATCATATTTAAGCGTGACCGTGACAATGCTAGGATGGCTAGTGCAAAAGAGCTGGTGCTGACGTGA